Proteins encoded in a region of the Xiphophorus couchianus chromosome 11, X_couchianus-1.0, whole genome shotgun sequence genome:
- the npas2 gene encoding neuronal PAS domain-containing protein 2 isoform X3, with the protein MDNLSDFGGPCPSTLREWDTNSCVEDLMDVDEKDRAKRASRNKSEKKRRDQFNVLIKELCTMLQGQGHPRKMDKSTILQRTIDFLQKQKDITAQNEICDVKQDWKPSFLSNEEFTQLMLEALDGFLVALTTDGNIIYVSDSVSSLIGHLPSDMVDQNILNFLPEREHGEVYKLLSSHMLMTDPVAADFLDSETHIEFCCHLARGNMDPKEPPVYEYVKFVGDFKFHNHVPTSSCNGHELTLPRSLQSSLEEQVCLIATVRLVTPQFLKDLCNVDDPCDEFTSRHSLEWKFLFLDHRASPIIGYLPFEVLGTSGYDYYHVDDLELIAQCHKQLMQFGKGKSCYYRFLTKGQQWIWLQTHYYITYHQWNSKPEFIVCTHTVVSYSEVRAERRRAFGLEELLPPEIAPSSVKAQELYLDICSTLDATRDRNSGARSVSSHSSRKSSHTALSDSLSANSYTEACTPSWPSASVGPEKTPARLQPSGSKNLAQRQNSFDLVPQMSLSLSPTCSKHSTMQQQQQQQQQSSVYQLQQPQLGVMNQLKEQLEERTRILQADIKTQQQELHDIKEKLHLANLQMLLQQPIHNDFNQAQQQQQQQQQQQQQQGPGRPSQQNQNQSSVIRQLSGQPKPAACGAHSSSPLSLRENTSPSAQVQQRAPQSRQSQSVSLPMQTNTSLTTPFYSNPMMFSQTNTRPQQDTNQRQTDNQFSHDGQLRMLLNQPMQTTVPTSSVTSQSSQCNMGISQTLYSLEQPITSFTMQQVNCNAVLVPSPVFTSPIMIPHNTFITHQAQSAYHSQPQASHHSVQLQQPQQFFQMTQGLVHGGSAPAFLHTTNVPQQSTMGYIQQQQQPQTQQLPLAQQQQPQQQQRQYQHSQNQQGSVSDFRSMLTR; encoded by the exons ATGGACAACCTTTCAGACTTCGGCGGCCCGTGTCCGTCCACGCTTAGGGAATGGGA TACCAACAGCTGTGTGGAGGACTTAATGGATGTAGATGAGAAGGACAGGGCAAAAAG AGCATCTcgcaacaaatctgaaaagaaaagaagagaccAGTTCAATGTGCTCATCAAGGAGCTGTGCACCATGCTCCAAGGTCAAGGCCATCCGCGCAAGATGGACAAATCCACCATATTGCAGAGGACGATTGACtttttacagaaacagaaag ACATCACTGCGCAGAATGAGATCTGTGACGTAAAGCAGGACTGGAAGCCCTCATTCCTCAGCAATGAAGAGTTCACTCAGCTCATGTTGGAG GCCCTGGATGGCTTCCTTGTTGCATTAACGACAGATGGCAACATCATATATGTGTCTGACAGTGTGTCGTCACTTATTGGCCATTTACCG TCAGATATGGTGGACCAAAATATCTTGAATTTCCTCCCGGAGCGCGAACATGGCGAGGTGTATAAGCTGCTATCATCCCACATGCTGATGACTGACCCCGTTGCTGCTGATTTCCTTGACA GTGAAACACATATTGAATTTTGCTGTCATCTAGCCAGGGGTAACATGGACCccaaggagcctcctgtgtatGAATATGTCAAGTTTGTTGGAGATTTTAAGTTTCATAACCATG TGCCTACATCTTCTTGTAACGGGCATGAACTGACGTTACCGAGGAGTCTGCAGTCGTCACTGGAGGAGCAGGTCTGCCTCATAGCAACTGTACGATTAGTCACTCCACAGTTTCTGAAG GATTTGTGTAACGTGGACGATCCTTGTGATGAATTCACGTCCAGGCACAGCCTTGAATGGAAGTTCCTGTTTTTAGATCACAG AGCATCACCAATCATAGGCTACTTACCATTTGAGGTTCTTGGGACTTCGGGGTATGATTACTACCATGTGGATGACTTGGAGCTCATAGCCCAGTGTCACAAGCAAT TAATGCAGTTTGGAAAGGGTAAATCCTGCTATTATCGCTTCCTGACCAAGGGACAGCAGTGGATTTGGCTGCAGACTCATTACTACATTACTTACCACCAGTGGAACTCCAAACCCGAGTTCATTGTCTGCACTCACACTGTTGTCAG TTACTCGGAAGTGCGAGCTGAACGGAGGAGAGCTTTTGGTCTGGAGGAGCTTTTACCACCTGAGATAGCGCCATCCTCTGTGAAG GCTCAGGAGTTGTACTTGGACATCTGCTCCACCCTGGACGCAACGAGGGACAGAAACAGCGGCGCACGTTCGGTGTCCTCCCACAGCTCTCGGAAATCCTCCCACACCGCCCTGTCGGACTCTTTGT CAGCAAACTCCTACACAGAGGCCTGCACACCATCATGGCCGTCAGCCTCCGTTGGACCAGAGAAGACACCTGCCAGACTCCAGCCCagtgggtcaaag AATTTGGCTCAAAGACAAAATTCCTTTGACCTTGTTCCCCAAATGAGCCTCTCCCTTTCTCCAACCTGCAGCAAGCACTCCACCATG cagcagcagcagcagcagcagcagcagtcctCTGTttatcagctgcagcagcctcaGCTCGGCGTAATGAACCAGCTGAAGGAACAACTGGAGGAGAGGACGCGCATTTTGCAGGCCGACATCAAGACgcagcagcaggagctgcaCGACATTAAGGAGAAGCTCCATCTTGCTAATCTACAG aTGTTGTTACAGCAGCCTATTCACAATGACTTCAATCAGgcccaacagcagcagcagcagcagcagcaacagcagcagcagcagggccCAGGAAGGCCAtcacaacagaaccagaaccagtccagTGTCATCAGGCAACTCTCCGGCCAACCGAAACCAGCAGCCTGTGGGGCTCACAGTTCATCTCCACTCTCTTTGAGAGAAAACACTTCACCGTCTGCACAG GTTCAGCAGCGGGCTCCTCAGAGCAGACAGAGCCAGTCGGTGAGCTTGCCGATGCAGACAAACACGAGCCTGACGACGCCCTTCTACAGCAACCCCATGATGTTCTCCCAGACCAACACGAGGCCTCAGCAGGACACAAACCAAAGACAGACGGACAACCAGTTCAGCCACGATGGACAATTACG AATGCTTCTCAACCAGCCGATGCAGACCACGGTTCCGACTAGCAGCGTCACTTCCCAGTCCTCTCAGTGCAACATGGGCATCTCCCAAACTCT ATACAGCTTGGAGCAGCCGATCACCTCTTTCACCATGCAACAGGTCAACTGCAACGCCGTGCTCGTGCCCTCCCCCGTTTTCACCTCCCCCATAATGATCCCACATAACACCTTCATCACGCATCAGGCCCAGTCAGCCTACCACAGCCAGCCTCAGGCCTCGCACCACTCCGTGCAGCTCCAGCAGCCCCAGCAGTTCTTTCAG ATGACCCAAGGACTTGTACATGGTGGATCTGCTCCAGCTTTTCTACACACCACTAACGTCCCACAGCAAAGCACCATGGGATacattcagcagcagcagcagccacaaaCGCAGCAACTGCcacttgcacagcagcagcagccacagcagcagcaaaggcAGTACCAACATTCCCAAAACCAGCAAGGCAGTGTTTCAGACTTCAGGAGCATGCTAACGCGGTAG
- the npas2 gene encoding neuronal PAS domain-containing protein 2 isoform X1 has product MGLPRLQKGPGWQRDTNSCVEDLMDVDEKDRAKRASRNKSEKKRRDQFNVLIKELCTMLQGQGHPRKMDKSTILQRTIDFLQKQKDITAQNEICDVKQDWKPSFLSNEEFTQLMLEALDGFLVALTTDGNIIYVSDSVSSLIGHLPSDMVDQNILNFLPEREHGEVYKLLSSHMLMTDPVAADFLDSETHIEFCCHLARGNMDPKEPPVYEYVKFVGDFKFHNHVPTSSCNGHELTLPRSLQSSLEEQVCLIATVRLVTPQFLKDLCNVDDPCDEFTSRHSLEWKFLFLDHRASPIIGYLPFEVLGTSGYDYYHVDDLELIAQCHKQLMQFGKGKSCYYRFLTKGQQWIWLQTHYYITYHQWNSKPEFIVCTHTVVSYSEVRAERRRAFGLEELLPPEIAPSSVKAQELYLDICSTLDATRDRNSGARSVSSHSSRKSSHTALSDSLSANSYTEACTPSWPSASVGPEKTPARLQPSGSKNLAQRQNSFDLVPQMSLSLSPTCSKHSTMQQQSQQQQQQQQQQQSSVYQLQQPQLGVMNQLKEQLEERTRILQADIKTQQQELHDIKEKLHLANLQMLLQQPIHNDFNQAQQQQQQQQQQQQQQGPGRPSQQNQNQSSVIRQLSGQPKPAACGAHSSSPLSLRENTSPSAQVQQRAPQSRQSQSVSLPMQTNTSLTTPFYSNPMMFSQTNTRPQQDTNQRQTDNQFSHDGQLRMLLNQPMQTTVPTSSVTSQSSQCNMGISQTLYSLEQPITSFTMQQVNCNAVLVPSPVFTSPIMIPHNTFITHQAQSAYHSQPQASHHSVQLQQPQQFFQMTQGLVHGGSAPAFLHTTNVPQQSTMGYIQQQQQPQTQQLPLAQQQQPQQQQRQYQHSQNQQGSVSDFRSMLTR; this is encoded by the exons GACTTCAGAAAGGGCCTGGTTGGCAGAGGGA TACCAACAGCTGTGTGGAGGACTTAATGGATGTAGATGAGAAGGACAGGGCAAAAAG AGCATCTcgcaacaaatctgaaaagaaaagaagagaccAGTTCAATGTGCTCATCAAGGAGCTGTGCACCATGCTCCAAGGTCAAGGCCATCCGCGCAAGATGGACAAATCCACCATATTGCAGAGGACGATTGACtttttacagaaacagaaag ACATCACTGCGCAGAATGAGATCTGTGACGTAAAGCAGGACTGGAAGCCCTCATTCCTCAGCAATGAAGAGTTCACTCAGCTCATGTTGGAG GCCCTGGATGGCTTCCTTGTTGCATTAACGACAGATGGCAACATCATATATGTGTCTGACAGTGTGTCGTCACTTATTGGCCATTTACCG TCAGATATGGTGGACCAAAATATCTTGAATTTCCTCCCGGAGCGCGAACATGGCGAGGTGTATAAGCTGCTATCATCCCACATGCTGATGACTGACCCCGTTGCTGCTGATTTCCTTGACA GTGAAACACATATTGAATTTTGCTGTCATCTAGCCAGGGGTAACATGGACCccaaggagcctcctgtgtatGAATATGTCAAGTTTGTTGGAGATTTTAAGTTTCATAACCATG TGCCTACATCTTCTTGTAACGGGCATGAACTGACGTTACCGAGGAGTCTGCAGTCGTCACTGGAGGAGCAGGTCTGCCTCATAGCAACTGTACGATTAGTCACTCCACAGTTTCTGAAG GATTTGTGTAACGTGGACGATCCTTGTGATGAATTCACGTCCAGGCACAGCCTTGAATGGAAGTTCCTGTTTTTAGATCACAG AGCATCACCAATCATAGGCTACTTACCATTTGAGGTTCTTGGGACTTCGGGGTATGATTACTACCATGTGGATGACTTGGAGCTCATAGCCCAGTGTCACAAGCAAT TAATGCAGTTTGGAAAGGGTAAATCCTGCTATTATCGCTTCCTGACCAAGGGACAGCAGTGGATTTGGCTGCAGACTCATTACTACATTACTTACCACCAGTGGAACTCCAAACCCGAGTTCATTGTCTGCACTCACACTGTTGTCAG TTACTCGGAAGTGCGAGCTGAACGGAGGAGAGCTTTTGGTCTGGAGGAGCTTTTACCACCTGAGATAGCGCCATCCTCTGTGAAG GCTCAGGAGTTGTACTTGGACATCTGCTCCACCCTGGACGCAACGAGGGACAGAAACAGCGGCGCACGTTCGGTGTCCTCCCACAGCTCTCGGAAATCCTCCCACACCGCCCTGTCGGACTCTTTGT CAGCAAACTCCTACACAGAGGCCTGCACACCATCATGGCCGTCAGCCTCCGTTGGACCAGAGAAGACACCTGCCAGACTCCAGCCCagtgggtcaaag AATTTGGCTCAAAGACAAAATTCCTTTGACCTTGTTCCCCAAATGAGCCTCTCCCTTTCTCCAACCTGCAGCAAGCACTCCACCATG cagcagcaatcgcagcagcagcagcagcagcagcagcagcagcagtcctCTGTttatcagctgcagcagcctcaGCTCGGCGTAATGAACCAGCTGAAGGAACAACTGGAGGAGAGGACGCGCATTTTGCAGGCCGACATCAAGACgcagcagcaggagctgcaCGACATTAAGGAGAAGCTCCATCTTGCTAATCTACAG aTGTTGTTACAGCAGCCTATTCACAATGACTTCAATCAGgcccaacagcagcagcagcagcagcagcaacagcagcagcagcagggccCAGGAAGGCCAtcacaacagaaccagaaccagtccagTGTCATCAGGCAACTCTCCGGCCAACCGAAACCAGCAGCCTGTGGGGCTCACAGTTCATCTCCACTCTCTTTGAGAGAAAACACTTCACCGTCTGCACAG GTTCAGCAGCGGGCTCCTCAGAGCAGACAGAGCCAGTCGGTGAGCTTGCCGATGCAGACAAACACGAGCCTGACGACGCCCTTCTACAGCAACCCCATGATGTTCTCCCAGACCAACACGAGGCCTCAGCAGGACACAAACCAAAGACAGACGGACAACCAGTTCAGCCACGATGGACAATTACG AATGCTTCTCAACCAGCCGATGCAGACCACGGTTCCGACTAGCAGCGTCACTTCCCAGTCCTCTCAGTGCAACATGGGCATCTCCCAAACTCT ATACAGCTTGGAGCAGCCGATCACCTCTTTCACCATGCAACAGGTCAACTGCAACGCCGTGCTCGTGCCCTCCCCCGTTTTCACCTCCCCCATAATGATCCCACATAACACCTTCATCACGCATCAGGCCCAGTCAGCCTACCACAGCCAGCCTCAGGCCTCGCACCACTCCGTGCAGCTCCAGCAGCCCCAGCAGTTCTTTCAG ATGACCCAAGGACTTGTACATGGTGGATCTGCTCCAGCTTTTCTACACACCACTAACGTCCCACAGCAAAGCACCATGGGATacattcagcagcagcagcagccacaaaCGCAGCAACTGCcacttgcacagcagcagcagccacagcagcagcaaaggcAGTACCAACATTCCCAAAACCAGCAAGGCAGTGTTTCAGACTTCAGGAGCATGCTAACGCGGTAG
- the npas2 gene encoding neuronal PAS domain-containing protein 2 isoform X7, producing MDNLSDFGGPCPSTLREWDTNSCVEDLMDVDEKDRAKRASRNKSEKKRRDQFNVLIKELCTMLQGQGHPRKMDKSTILQRTIDFLQKQKDITAQNEICDVKQDWKPSFLSNEEFTQLMLEALDGFLVALTTDGNIIYVSDSVSSLIGHLPSDMVDQNILNFLPEREHGEVYKLLSSHMLMTDPVAADFLDSETHIEFCCHLARGNMDPKEPPVYEYVKFVGDFKFHNHVPTSSCNGHELTLPRSLQSSLEEQVCLIATVRLVTPQFLKDLCNVDDPCDEFTSRHSLEWKFLFLDHRASPIIGYLPFEVLGTSGYDYYHVDDLELIAQCHKQLMQFGKGKSCYYRFLTKGQQWIWLQTHYYITYHQWNSKPEFIVCTHTVVSYSEVRAERRRAFGLEELLPPEIAPSSVKAQELYLDICSTLDATRDRNSGARSVSSHSSRKSSHTALSDSLSNSYTEACTPSWPSASVGPEKTPARLQPSGSKNLAQRQNSFDLVPQMSLSLSPTCSKHSTMQQQSQQQQQQQQQQQSSVYQLQQPQLGVMNQLKEQLEERTRILQADIKTQQQELHDIKEKLHLANLQMLLQQPIHNDFNQAQQQQQQQQQQQQQQGPGRPSQQNQNQSSVIRQLSGQPKPAACGAHSSSPLSLRENTSPSAQVQQRAPQSRQSQSVSLPMQTNTSLTTPFYSNPMMFSQTNTRPQQDTNQRQTDNQFSHDGQLRMLLNQPMQTTVPTSSVTSQSSQCNMGISQTLYSLEQPITSFTMQQVNCNAVLVPSPVFTSPIMIPHNTFITHQAQSAYHSQPQASHHSVQLQQPQQFFQMTQGLVHGGSAPAFLHTTNVPQQSTMGYIQQQQQPQTQQLPLAQQQQPQQQQRQYQHSQNQQGSVSDFRSMLTR from the exons ATGGACAACCTTTCAGACTTCGGCGGCCCGTGTCCGTCCACGCTTAGGGAATGGGA TACCAACAGCTGTGTGGAGGACTTAATGGATGTAGATGAGAAGGACAGGGCAAAAAG AGCATCTcgcaacaaatctgaaaagaaaagaagagaccAGTTCAATGTGCTCATCAAGGAGCTGTGCACCATGCTCCAAGGTCAAGGCCATCCGCGCAAGATGGACAAATCCACCATATTGCAGAGGACGATTGACtttttacagaaacagaaag ACATCACTGCGCAGAATGAGATCTGTGACGTAAAGCAGGACTGGAAGCCCTCATTCCTCAGCAATGAAGAGTTCACTCAGCTCATGTTGGAG GCCCTGGATGGCTTCCTTGTTGCATTAACGACAGATGGCAACATCATATATGTGTCTGACAGTGTGTCGTCACTTATTGGCCATTTACCG TCAGATATGGTGGACCAAAATATCTTGAATTTCCTCCCGGAGCGCGAACATGGCGAGGTGTATAAGCTGCTATCATCCCACATGCTGATGACTGACCCCGTTGCTGCTGATTTCCTTGACA GTGAAACACATATTGAATTTTGCTGTCATCTAGCCAGGGGTAACATGGACCccaaggagcctcctgtgtatGAATATGTCAAGTTTGTTGGAGATTTTAAGTTTCATAACCATG TGCCTACATCTTCTTGTAACGGGCATGAACTGACGTTACCGAGGAGTCTGCAGTCGTCACTGGAGGAGCAGGTCTGCCTCATAGCAACTGTACGATTAGTCACTCCACAGTTTCTGAAG GATTTGTGTAACGTGGACGATCCTTGTGATGAATTCACGTCCAGGCACAGCCTTGAATGGAAGTTCCTGTTTTTAGATCACAG AGCATCACCAATCATAGGCTACTTACCATTTGAGGTTCTTGGGACTTCGGGGTATGATTACTACCATGTGGATGACTTGGAGCTCATAGCCCAGTGTCACAAGCAAT TAATGCAGTTTGGAAAGGGTAAATCCTGCTATTATCGCTTCCTGACCAAGGGACAGCAGTGGATTTGGCTGCAGACTCATTACTACATTACTTACCACCAGTGGAACTCCAAACCCGAGTTCATTGTCTGCACTCACACTGTTGTCAG TTACTCGGAAGTGCGAGCTGAACGGAGGAGAGCTTTTGGTCTGGAGGAGCTTTTACCACCTGAGATAGCGCCATCCTCTGTGAAG GCTCAGGAGTTGTACTTGGACATCTGCTCCACCCTGGACGCAACGAGGGACAGAAACAGCGGCGCACGTTCGGTGTCCTCCCACAGCTCTCGGAAATCCTCCCACACCGCCCTGTCGGACTCTTTGT CAAACTCCTACACAGAGGCCTGCACACCATCATGGCCGTCAGCCTCCGTTGGACCAGAGAAGACACCTGCCAGACTCCAGCCCagtgggtcaaag AATTTGGCTCAAAGACAAAATTCCTTTGACCTTGTTCCCCAAATGAGCCTCTCCCTTTCTCCAACCTGCAGCAAGCACTCCACCATG cagcagcaatcgcagcagcagcagcagcagcagcagcagcagcagtcctCTGTttatcagctgcagcagcctcaGCTCGGCGTAATGAACCAGCTGAAGGAACAACTGGAGGAGAGGACGCGCATTTTGCAGGCCGACATCAAGACgcagcagcaggagctgcaCGACATTAAGGAGAAGCTCCATCTTGCTAATCTACAG aTGTTGTTACAGCAGCCTATTCACAATGACTTCAATCAGgcccaacagcagcagcagcagcagcagcaacagcagcagcagcagggccCAGGAAGGCCAtcacaacagaaccagaaccagtccagTGTCATCAGGCAACTCTCCGGCCAACCGAAACCAGCAGCCTGTGGGGCTCACAGTTCATCTCCACTCTCTTTGAGAGAAAACACTTCACCGTCTGCACAG GTTCAGCAGCGGGCTCCTCAGAGCAGACAGAGCCAGTCGGTGAGCTTGCCGATGCAGACAAACACGAGCCTGACGACGCCCTTCTACAGCAACCCCATGATGTTCTCCCAGACCAACACGAGGCCTCAGCAGGACACAAACCAAAGACAGACGGACAACCAGTTCAGCCACGATGGACAATTACG AATGCTTCTCAACCAGCCGATGCAGACCACGGTTCCGACTAGCAGCGTCACTTCCCAGTCCTCTCAGTGCAACATGGGCATCTCCCAAACTCT ATACAGCTTGGAGCAGCCGATCACCTCTTTCACCATGCAACAGGTCAACTGCAACGCCGTGCTCGTGCCCTCCCCCGTTTTCACCTCCCCCATAATGATCCCACATAACACCTTCATCACGCATCAGGCCCAGTCAGCCTACCACAGCCAGCCTCAGGCCTCGCACCACTCCGTGCAGCTCCAGCAGCCCCAGCAGTTCTTTCAG ATGACCCAAGGACTTGTACATGGTGGATCTGCTCCAGCTTTTCTACACACCACTAACGTCCCACAGCAAAGCACCATGGGATacattcagcagcagcagcagccacaaaCGCAGCAACTGCcacttgcacagcagcagcagccacagcagcagcaaaggcAGTACCAACATTCCCAAAACCAGCAAGGCAGTGTTTCAGACTTCAGGAGCATGCTAACGCGGTAG
- the npas2 gene encoding neuronal PAS domain-containing protein 2 isoform X2 has protein sequence MDNLSDFGGPCPSTLREWDTNSCVEDLMDVDEKDRAKRASRNKSEKKRRDQFNVLIKELCTMLQGQGHPRKMDKSTILQRTIDFLQKQKDITAQNEICDVKQDWKPSFLSNEEFTQLMLEALDGFLVALTTDGNIIYVSDSVSSLIGHLPSDMVDQNILNFLPEREHGEVYKLLSSHMLMTDPVAADFLDSETHIEFCCHLARGNMDPKEPPVYEYVKFVGDFKFHNHVPTSSCNGHELTLPRSLQSSLEEQVCLIATVRLVTPQFLKDLCNVDDPCDEFTSRHSLEWKFLFLDHRASPIIGYLPFEVLGTSGYDYYHVDDLELIAQCHKQLMQFGKGKSCYYRFLTKGQQWIWLQTHYYITYHQWNSKPEFIVCTHTVVSYSEVRAERRRAFGLEELLPPEIAPSSVKAQELYLDICSTLDATRDRNSGARSVSSHSSRKSSHTALSDSLSANSYTEACTPSWPSASVGPEKTPARLQPSGSKNLAQRQNSFDLVPQMSLSLSPTCSKHSTMQQQQQQQQQQSSVYQLQQPQLGVMNQLKEQLEERTRILQADIKTQQQELHDIKEKLHLANLQMLLQQPIHNDFNQAQQQQQQQQQQQQQQGPGRPSQQNQNQSSVIRQLSGQPKPAACGAHSSSPLSLRENTSPSAQVQQRAPQSRQSQSVSLPMQTNTSLTTPFYSNPMMFSQTNTRPQQDTNQRQTDNQFSHDGQLRMLLNQPMQTTVPTSSVTSQSSQCNMGISQTLYSLEQPITSFTMQQVNCNAVLVPSPVFTSPIMIPHNTFITHQAQSAYHSQPQASHHSVQLQQPQQFFQMTQGLVHGGSAPAFLHTTNVPQQSTMGYIQQQQQPQTQQLPLAQQQQPQQQQRQYQHSQNQQGSVSDFRSMLTR, from the exons ATGGACAACCTTTCAGACTTCGGCGGCCCGTGTCCGTCCACGCTTAGGGAATGGGA TACCAACAGCTGTGTGGAGGACTTAATGGATGTAGATGAGAAGGACAGGGCAAAAAG AGCATCTcgcaacaaatctgaaaagaaaagaagagaccAGTTCAATGTGCTCATCAAGGAGCTGTGCACCATGCTCCAAGGTCAAGGCCATCCGCGCAAGATGGACAAATCCACCATATTGCAGAGGACGATTGACtttttacagaaacagaaag ACATCACTGCGCAGAATGAGATCTGTGACGTAAAGCAGGACTGGAAGCCCTCATTCCTCAGCAATGAAGAGTTCACTCAGCTCATGTTGGAG GCCCTGGATGGCTTCCTTGTTGCATTAACGACAGATGGCAACATCATATATGTGTCTGACAGTGTGTCGTCACTTATTGGCCATTTACCG TCAGATATGGTGGACCAAAATATCTTGAATTTCCTCCCGGAGCGCGAACATGGCGAGGTGTATAAGCTGCTATCATCCCACATGCTGATGACTGACCCCGTTGCTGCTGATTTCCTTGACA GTGAAACACATATTGAATTTTGCTGTCATCTAGCCAGGGGTAACATGGACCccaaggagcctcctgtgtatGAATATGTCAAGTTTGTTGGAGATTTTAAGTTTCATAACCATG TGCCTACATCTTCTTGTAACGGGCATGAACTGACGTTACCGAGGAGTCTGCAGTCGTCACTGGAGGAGCAGGTCTGCCTCATAGCAACTGTACGATTAGTCACTCCACAGTTTCTGAAG GATTTGTGTAACGTGGACGATCCTTGTGATGAATTCACGTCCAGGCACAGCCTTGAATGGAAGTTCCTGTTTTTAGATCACAG AGCATCACCAATCATAGGCTACTTACCATTTGAGGTTCTTGGGACTTCGGGGTATGATTACTACCATGTGGATGACTTGGAGCTCATAGCCCAGTGTCACAAGCAAT TAATGCAGTTTGGAAAGGGTAAATCCTGCTATTATCGCTTCCTGACCAAGGGACAGCAGTGGATTTGGCTGCAGACTCATTACTACATTACTTACCACCAGTGGAACTCCAAACCCGAGTTCATTGTCTGCACTCACACTGTTGTCAG TTACTCGGAAGTGCGAGCTGAACGGAGGAGAGCTTTTGGTCTGGAGGAGCTTTTACCACCTGAGATAGCGCCATCCTCTGTGAAG GCTCAGGAGTTGTACTTGGACATCTGCTCCACCCTGGACGCAACGAGGGACAGAAACAGCGGCGCACGTTCGGTGTCCTCCCACAGCTCTCGGAAATCCTCCCACACCGCCCTGTCGGACTCTTTGT CAGCAAACTCCTACACAGAGGCCTGCACACCATCATGGCCGTCAGCCTCCGTTGGACCAGAGAAGACACCTGCCAGACTCCAGCCCagtgggtcaaag AATTTGGCTCAAAGACAAAATTCCTTTGACCTTGTTCCCCAAATGAGCCTCTCCCTTTCTCCAACCTGCAGCAAGCACTCCACCATG cagcagcagcagcagcagcagcagcagcagtcctCTGTttatcagctgcagcagcctcaGCTCGGCGTAATGAACCAGCTGAAGGAACAACTGGAGGAGAGGACGCGCATTTTGCAGGCCGACATCAAGACgcagcagcaggagctgcaCGACATTAAGGAGAAGCTCCATCTTGCTAATCTACAG aTGTTGTTACAGCAGCCTATTCACAATGACTTCAATCAGgcccaacagcagcagcagcagcagcagcaacagcagcagcagcagggccCAGGAAGGCCAtcacaacagaaccagaaccagtccagTGTCATCAGGCAACTCTCCGGCCAACCGAAACCAGCAGCCTGTGGGGCTCACAGTTCATCTCCACTCTCTTTGAGAGAAAACACTTCACCGTCTGCACAG GTTCAGCAGCGGGCTCCTCAGAGCAGACAGAGCCAGTCGGTGAGCTTGCCGATGCAGACAAACACGAGCCTGACGACGCCCTTCTACAGCAACCCCATGATGTTCTCCCAGACCAACACGAGGCCTCAGCAGGACACAAACCAAAGACAGACGGACAACCAGTTCAGCCACGATGGACAATTACG AATGCTTCTCAACCAGCCGATGCAGACCACGGTTCCGACTAGCAGCGTCACTTCCCAGTCCTCTCAGTGCAACATGGGCATCTCCCAAACTCT ATACAGCTTGGAGCAGCCGATCACCTCTTTCACCATGCAACAGGTCAACTGCAACGCCGTGCTCGTGCCCTCCCCCGTTTTCACCTCCCCCATAATGATCCCACATAACACCTTCATCACGCATCAGGCCCAGTCAGCCTACCACAGCCAGCCTCAGGCCTCGCACCACTCCGTGCAGCTCCAGCAGCCCCAGCAGTTCTTTCAG ATGACCCAAGGACTTGTACATGGTGGATCTGCTCCAGCTTTTCTACACACCACTAACGTCCCACAGCAAAGCACCATGGGATacattcagcagcagcagcagccacaaaCGCAGCAACTGCcacttgcacagcagcagcagccacagcagcagcaaaggcAGTACCAACATTCCCAAAACCAGCAAGGCAGTGTTTCAGACTTCAGGAGCATGCTAACGCGGTAG